A stretch of the Papaver somniferum cultivar HN1 chromosome 6, ASM357369v1, whole genome shotgun sequence genome encodes the following:
- the LOC113289399 gene encoding uncharacterized protein LOC113289399: MAISFTKFSWWYWGGKDRETTGSSASSLQNSEFGLGLRESDSVKFTSVGAKIPSSSRRTKRKWSSRQERRVDREYDVVLVPSDGGCLSGSESDDSDWSIGWMEPHAPEFHSGDEGESSFAVLVPCYGRGRNEVGENSKNQTALGAIGELKNGYSAENNKLVEQWLTSLQSS; encoded by the exons ATGGCGATATCATTCACTAAATTTTCATGGTGGTATTGGGGAGGAAAAGATCGAGAAACAACTGGATCATCCGCATCATCTTTGCAAAATTCAGAATTTGGATTGGGTTTGAGAGAATCAGACAGTGTTAAATTTACATCAGTTGGGGCGAAAATTCCATCATCATCTAGAAGGACTAAGAGAAAATGGAGTAGTAGACAAGAGAGAAGAGTTGATAGGGAATATGATGTTGTTTTAGTACCATCTGATGGTGGGTGTTTATCAGGTTCTGAGTCAGATGATTCAGATTGGTCTATTGGGTGGATGGAACCACATGCTCCTGAATTTCATAGTGGTGATGAAGGTGAGAGTAGTTTTGCTGTCTTGGTTCCTTGTTATGGACGCGGTCGAAACGAAGTTGGAGAGAATTCTAAGAATCAGACTGCTTTGGGTGCCATTGGTGAACTCAAAAATGGGTATTCTGCTG AGAACAATAAGTTGGTGGAGCAGTGGCTCACATCTCTTCAGAGCAGCTGA
- the LOC113289398 gene encoding beta-ureidopropionase-like has translation MNTREDKIVTSENGEENDKESHGKEGSICGFDSLNQLLSSSLKPQVYQEVTRLLQGLNYGKPLESVALPDSATTLSSNHGFDLKAFTFHAGKELMREPRIVRVGLIQNSIALPTTHPFLDQKRALFQKLKPIIEAAGASGVNILCLQEAWTMPFGFCTREKSWCEFAEPVDGESTQFLRGLAQKYNMVIVSPILERDVNHGETIWNTAVIIGNHGNVIGKHRKNHIPRVGDFNESTYYMEGNTGHPVFETAYGRIAVNICYGRHHPLNWMGFGLNGAEIVFNPSATVGELSEPMWPIEARNAAIANSYFVGSINRVGTEIFPNPFTSGDGKPQHTDFGHFYGSSYFSAPDASCTPSLSRHRDGLIISDMDLNLCRQYKDKWGFRMTARYDVYADMLAHYVKPDFAPQIITDPLLKKV, from the exons ATGAACACGAGAGAAGATAAAATTGTGACTAGTGAAAACGGAGAAGAAAATGATAAGGAGAGTCATGGAAAAGAAGGTTCAATTTGTGGTTTTGATTCTCTTAATCAACTTCTAAGCTCTTCTCTTAAGCCTCAAGTCTATCAG GAGGTAACCAGATTGCTTCAAGGGCTGAATTATGGAAAACCACTTGAATCAGTTGCTCTTCCCGACTCTGCAACTAcactatcttcaaaccatggttTTGACTTAAAG GCTTTCACCTTTCATGCTGGCAAAGAGTTAATGCGAGAACCTCGAATTGTACGGGTTGGTCTCATTCAGAACTCTATTGCGCTTCCTACAACTCATCCTTTTCTCGACCAAAAGAGAGCCTTATTTCAAAAACTCAAACCAATTATTGAAGCTGCAGGTGCTTCTGGGGTCAACATATTATGCTTGCAG GAAGCATGGACAATGCCTTTTGGATTTTGTACACGGGAGAAGAGTTGGTGTGAATTTGCTGAACCTGTGGATGGGGAATCAACTCAATTTCTCAGGGGTTTGGCACAAAAATATAATATGGTCATAGTGAGCCCGATTCTTGAGAGGGACGTGAACCATGGGGAAACTATTTGGAACACTGCTGTTATAATTGGAAATCATGGTAACGTAATTGGCAAGCATCGCAAG AATCACATTCCAAGAGTTGGAGATTTCAATGAGAGCACATACTATATGGAAGGAAACACTGGCCATCCCGTATTTGAGACAGCTTATGGAAGGATAGCAGTTAATATCTGTTACGGAAGGCACCATCCTCTGAACTGGATGGGTTTTGGACTAAACGGTGCTGAGATTGTTTTCAATCCTTCTGCTACTGTTGGTGAACTCAGTGAGCCTATGTGGCCTATCGAG GCTCGTAATGCTGCGATAGCCAATAGTTACTTTGTGGGATCAATCAATCGCGTTGGAACGGAGATATTCCCTAATCCGTTTACTTCAGGCGATGGGAAGCCTCAACATACAGATTTTGGGCACTTCTATGGATCCAGTTATTTTTCTGCACCAGATGCATCGTGTACGCCGTCACTCTCACGCCACAGAGATGGCTTGATTATATCAGACATGGATCTGAACTTATGTAGACAGTACAAAGACAAGTGGGGATTCCGCATGACTGCCCGGTATGACGTGTACGCAGATATGCTTGCCCATTATGTAAAGCCAGACTTTGCACCTCAAATCATTACAGACCCCCTATTGAAAAAGGTCTAG
- the LOC113289401 gene encoding nicotinamidase 1-like, which produces MVQAEQSLVDLVKQEIPIHQSEPESLVLSDDIKTGLVLVDIVNGFCTVGSGNLAPVVPNRQISNMVEESVKLSRTFCEKKWPIFAFIDTHHPGKPEDPYPPHCLIGTDESKLVPSLQWLEDEPNVTIRRKECIDGFLGSFKDDGSNVFVDWVKTNKIEAILVVGICTDICVLDFVSSTLSARNLGLLAPLKDVVVYANGCATFDLPNQIASGIKGAVAHPQELMHHIGLHMAKGRGAHVVYEVSLGSIKEPRSNSSCCYE; this is translated from the exons ATGGTGCAAGCTGAACAATCACTTGTTGATCTAGTAAAACAAGAGATTCCAATTCATCAATCAGAACCAGAATCACTGGTATTATCTGATGATATCAAAACTGGACTAGTTCTTGTTGATATTGTCAATGGCTTTTGTACTGTTGGTTCTGGCAATCTG GCGCCAGTTGTACCAAATAGACAGATCTCTAATATGGTAGAAGAATCTGTCAAGCTATCTAGAACATTCTGTGAGAAGAAATGGCCAATATTTGCTTTCATTGATACACATCATCCTGGTAAACCTGAGGATCCGTATCCACCTCATTGTCTAATTGGTACTGATGAATCAAAATTGGTTCCATCTTTGCAATGGTTGGAGGATGAACCAAACGTTACCATTCGACGCAAAGAATGCATTGATGGGTTTCTTGGTTCTTTTAAAGATGATGGTTCTAATGTCTTTGTTGATTGGGTCAAAACCAACAAAATTGAAGCT ATACTAGTGGTGGGCATATGTACAGATATCTGTGTTCTGGATTTTGTGTCTTCCACATTATCTGCAAGGAATCTTGGTTTGCTTGCTCCATTGAAGGATGTGGTGGTTTATGCTAATGGCTGTGCCACCTTTGATTTGCCTAATCAGATAGCCTCAGGCATCAAAGGAGCTGTAGCTCATCCACAG GAGCTGATGCATCATATTGGTCTTCACATGGCAAAGGGGAGAGGAGCCCATGTTGTATATGAAGTGTCATTAGGTTCTATTAAGGAGCCGCGATCAAATTCAAGTTGCTGCTATGAGTAA
- the LOC113289400 gene encoding protein NETWORKED 2D-like, whose protein sequence is MLQRAASNAYSWWWASHIRTKQSKWLEQNLQDMEEKVKYMLKLVEGEGDTFAKRAEIYFRQRPELIIFVEEAYRAYRALAERYDHISGELQSANNTIATVFPEQIQYGMDEADEDYDGSPRYRPPPVDQIKVSKDLPQPPKTMPKALSFQMSIKKTPKMAPVPTTIAAPKSNLSKSEGLELMDKLQKEILALQTEKEFVKSSYESRLARYWEIENRVTEAQAKVCNLQDEFSMSNVIEDDDARTLMASTALKSCQDTLSQLQETHGRSAEEARIENHRLKAAQQKVEALKKKFRHEQMKQWNPFASDEDLTDYTSTLEEEAEILRQQDVESEAMAKDIRKKLEMQSSSSLTATEMAEKIDELVKKVISLETMVSTPTGLINRLRLEINELQERLGNSEDDEAKSNSSNAKLGESEEKLHGIQDLNRNIEHQNSSLKVQFIEARCNFEHLSEKLQSMQHLEEDEILATRYQNEEARQVLNPNQQFDFGELNDFVAASNDPANVTDKMSSITFDDLTHNYEELNPSDKVVKQDPSFADVDEKEGIPEEDEPNWQQLFMNGMEGREKALLAEYTTVLRNFKEAKRQLSDVEKKNLDTISEMAVQLQELKNSNAMKDEEIRSLRQKLDLLQTKSDDDLSDSAFDDLRKPPAMNLENQEVKFNQDKGFESMVKRNKSLAYAEKGIEDHLNRIKSRKELNIILINEHQTLTSTEENFRRDIDALLEENLEFWLRFSTSFHQIQKFQTVIQDLQAEFSDLTANNKQDDGSSPSKTTSTDKSQKSRARPLYVHLREIQTELDTWVEQSASLKAELESRFTSLCDIQEEISKTLKAGLEAGDLEFTSYQAAKFQGEILNMKQENNKVADELQAGLDFVTGFRSEVQTTLTRMNDEFKQSGSKKDQNDIKHSIRSRIPLRSFIFGIKQKKQKPSVFACINPAYQKQYSDIQGHIPL, encoded by the exons ATGTTGCAGAGGGCTGCAAGCAATGCATATTCATGGTGGTGGGCTAGTCATATTAGAACTAAGCAATCTAAATGGCTGGAACAAAACCTTCAAG ATATGGAGGAGAAGGTGAAATACATGCTGAAACTCGTCGAAGGGGAAGGAGATACGTTCGCTAAAAGGGCGGAAATATATTTTAGGCAAAGGCCGGAATTGATAATCTTTGTGGAAGAGGCATACAGAGCGTACAGAGCCTTAGCCGAGAGATATGATCACATCTCAGGCGAGCTCCAAAGTGCTAATAATACTATTGCCACCGTCTTCCCCGAACAAATTCAGTATGGAATGGACGAGGCTGATGAAGACTATGATGGTTCTCCGAGATATCGTCCACCTCCTGTCGATCAGATAAAAGTATCCAAGGATTTGCCTCAACCACCAAAAACAATGCCCAAGGCACTGAGTTTTCAAATGAGTATCAAGAAAACTCCGAAAATGGCTCCTGTTCCTACTACCATCGCTGCCCCGAAATCAAATCTTAGCAAAAGTGAGGGACTTGAACTGATGGACAAGCTTCAGAAAGAGATTTTGGCTTTGCAGACGGAAAAGGAGTTTGTGAAGAGTTCATACGAGAGTAGGCTTGCGAGATATTGGGAAATTGAGAATCGGGTCACGGAAGCACAAGCGAAGGTTTGTAATTTGCAAGATGAATTCAGCATGAGCAATGTGATTGAGGATGACGATGCTCGGACTTTGATGGCATCTACTGCTCTGAAATCATGTCAAGATACTTTGAGCCAGTTGCAGGAGACACACGGGAGATCAGCGGAAGAAGCTAGAATAGAGAATCACAGACTCAAGGCTGCCCAACAAAAGGTAGAGGCTCTTAAGAAGAAGTTTCGTCATGAACAAATGAAACAGTGGAATCCGTTTGCTAGCGACGAAGATTTGACGGATTACACTTCAACCTTGGAAGAAGAAGCAGAAATATTACGGCAACAAGATGTTGAATCAGAGGCTATGGCTAAGGATATCAGAAAAAAGTTGGAGATGCAATCTAGTTCATCTCTCACTGCCACGGAAATGGCAGAAAAGATAGACGAACTCGTAAAGAAAGTCATCAGCTTGGAGACCATGGTCTCCACTCCGACTGGTTTGATAAACAGATTACGGTTGGAAATCAACGAGCTTCAAGAACGTCTAGGAAATTCAGAGGACGATGAGGCAAAATCAAACAGTTCCAACGCCAAGCTGGGAGAATCAGAGGAGAAGTTGCATGGAATTCAAGATCTCAACAGGAACATCGAGCATCAAAATAGCAGCTTAAAAGTTCAGTTTATTGAAGCACGTTGTAACTTTGAGCATCTCTCAGAGAAACTGCAGTCTATGCAACATCTGGAAGAAGACGAGATTCTGGCAACAAGATATCAAAATGAAGAAGCCAGACAAGTTCTTAATCCCAACCAACAATTCGATTTTGGAGAACTAAACGATTTCGTCGCTGCATCCAATGACCCAGCAAATGTTACCGACAAGATGAGCAGCATAACTTTTGATGATCTTACTCATAATTATGAGGAGCTAAATCCGTCTGACAAAGTAGTAAAGCAGGATCCTAGTTTTGCAGATGTTGATGAAAAGGAAGGGATACCAGAGGAGGATGAACCAAATTGGCAGCAGTTATTCATGAATGGTATGGAAGGTAGAGAGAAGGCTCTATTGGCCGAGTATACTACAGTCCTCCGGAACTTCAAAGAAGCAAAAAGGCAGCTTTCAGATGTAGAGAAGAAAAATCTTGATACCATTTCCGAAATGGCAGTGCAGCTACAGGAGCTAAAGAACTCCAATGCCATGAAGGATGAAGAGATTCGTTCGCTGCGTCAGAAACTCGACCTTCTGCAAACAAAATCCGATGATGACCTAAGTGACTCCGCATTCGATGACTTAAGAAAACCCCCAGCAATGAATTTGGAGAACCAAGAAGTCAAATTTAACCAAGATAAAGGTTTTGAATCCATGGTGAAAAGGAATAAGTCACTTGCATATGCAGAGAAAGGAATCGAGGATCACTTGAATAGGATCAAGTCACGTAAGGAGTTGAACATTATTCTTATCAATGAGCACCAAACTCTCACGTCAACTGAAGAAAATTTTAGAAGAGATATTGATGCGTTGTTAGAGGAGAACTTGGAGTTCTGGTTAAGGTTCAGCACATCTTTCCATCAGATACAAAAATTCCAAACTGTAATTCAAGATTTACAAGCTGAGTTCTCGGATCTGACGGCGAATAACAAGCAAGATGATGGTTCATCTCCCTCCAAGACTACTTCAACTGATAAATCTCAGAAGTCTCGTGCACGCCCACTCTACGTTCACTTGAGAGAGATACAAACTGAATTGGATACTTGGGTGGAACAAAGTGCATCACTCAAAGCGGAATTGGAGTCTAGGTTTACATCTTTGTGCGATATACAAGAGGAGATATCAAAAACCTTAAAAGCAGGTTTAGAAGCTGGAGATTTGGAGTTTACAAGCTACCAGGCCGCAAAGTTTCAAGGGGAGATTTTAAACATGAAGCAAGAGAACAACAAGGTGGCAGATGAACTCCAAGCAGGTCTAGATTTCGTGACAGGATTTCGGTCTGAAGTTCAGACGACACTTACAAGAATGAATGATGAATTCAAGCAGTCAGGATCAAAGAAAGATCAAAATGACATAAAACATTCAATTCGATCTCGAATTCCTCTGAGGTCATTCATCTTTGGCATTAAACAGAAAAAACAGAAGCCGTCAGTCTTTGCCTGCATAAATCCAGCATATCAGAAACAATATAGCGATATTCAAGGTCATATCCCTCTTTAA